The Helianthus annuus cultivar XRQ/B chromosome 15, HanXRQr2.0-SUNRISE, whole genome shotgun sequence genomic sequence TTGTGTAGTAAGCAGCCGCCTTCTGCTTCTTCTTCCTCCTACAGCATGTAATACAAATCATAACAAAAGTCATAAACACGAAACCCGCCACAACTAGTCCAACAATGAGTTCCTCATTACTTGTATTAGAATGTGGGGATTCACGGTGTGCTTTGCGGGTAGAGTTAGTTGGCGGGCTATAGGATCGTGGCGGTGGAGGTGATCTCttaaatggtggtggtggtgaggagGGAGGAGGGTAATGTGGTGGTGGCGGTGAGGGAGGAGGAGGGcgctgtggcggtggtggtggtggagaggGAGCGGTTTCAGGGGCCGAAGCCATGTGACGTCTAATGAAACTTTTCAGGATCTCAAAACTAGATCAAAACACATCACTTTTGAGTCCTTTGTTGTGTGAAAGAAATGATGATCCTAATTTAGAAATGACACCAGCTGTTACAGTCCTAAAAAGATGGAGACTTGTTCAATTCTATTTACAAGCCGAGTTAGTTGTAACGTCACCTGCATTTTTCCTTACATTATGGATTCTAAAAAGAGACTTATTCTTTTATCCAAAGATACCCAAACGATTTAATATCCTTTACGGTTTTCGATGTGCTAGCTGATTTACTGGAAAATAAGATCATTTCTCGCTTTCCAAATACTCCAACACGCAGTAAACAATGACGGTTATGCATATAGCAATACGAGAATCACAACATATtcataatttaatatttttagaaCGTTTCTATGAATTTATTTCATAATTTATTTCAAAAATAACaatcttttaatatttttagaaCGTTTCCATGAATTTATTAAAAAACCTTGCATATTATATAACATATTCATTTTTTTAAACCACTTATTTGTATGATTTTCTTTAATGTTCTCCTAAATTTATATCTTTTAATACCATTATTTAACTTTTTTCACAGTATACCTTTAAAAAATTATGAATCatctgccccccccccccccccccccaaaaaaaaaaaaaaaaaaaaaaaaacataaatttaacAGTTCGAACATAAAGTTATCCAGGATTCCTTTTGCATCGTTTCTTTAAAAAAGTCAAAATCCTATTTGTAATATCTTACAAAAGTCAAAACTGTTCAAAGAAACACAAACCTTATGATGAACtccacaaatacatggatttatgTTCCATTAACAATCTCTCTTAGAATCTTTATAAATCAAAACAAGATGTTGACCACTGACCACAGTCAACAAACATGCCAAAGAAGCATATCACCCTCCATGATTTAAGGATTATTGCAGCAAAATAAACTTTTCATGAGCCTCAATCGAACCAACCGAAACGAGTTAAAACTAACAACTTAAGTCGCGGCTTTTTGTGCTTTATCGGGTAGGATATTATCAGGTAAGGTAAGCTCCGCGGGTGTTTCACGAACCACGCCAATCATTGAATCATACTCTTCGTCTTTTCGTGCAAACTTCTTGCGAAGCGTTTTCTCCAACTCGATTTCTTCAAATCCCTTGCTGTTTTCAGCGGCATGAACCGTGGCTAAGTTGGTGTAGTTGGTTGCTGATTGAGAAATGAAGGCTATTTCTTCTTCTGTGAGCTTCCTCATGAACTTGGCTGGACTGCCTCCCCACACCTACGCACAAAATAAACGTTATTGCAACCAATTAATCAAGGTAAACTGTCAGTTTGGTCTACACTACCGGTTAAAAGTTCCAAACTGTGAACCTATTACCTATGTAGTTAATATCGCAATATATATCAGTCCCCTGGTGAGATATCGGTCAGAATAGCTGTACCAATATTATCGGCGACATTGACCGATATATaaccgattttcccgatatcagtacatttcttcttagttctaccattcgtctttcttcttattgctgctattagtgttttaagtcttaattgttagtgttttaagtcttcatcagttcctacttgctacaattgtagTATTATGTAAGTTGCAAAAGGTTGGTTTGGTAATGGTAGGAAAGTATACTAAactgttagtgttaaattgctatatatatataaattcgacATGATATTAAAATCGATATCCCACAacgataaccgatatctcaaatatcggtccttgaccgatatccgatctTTTACCACATTAACTACTTAGCTGTGAGCCGAAAGGTTACACCCAGGCTTTCAAACCGCAAAATGTGAAATGAACCGTAAACACACACAgggagagagagatagagagagagtgtgtgtgtgtgtgtgtgtgtgtgtgcatttCTGACACGATACGAACTTAACATGAAATTCACAGGTTTGGGTTTAGCCTACACAGATATGGGTTAATTTTGGGTCGAATCCGTGAACATTTAGCTAAACCATATGAGAGAAATACCATCAACTGTTGTATTCTATGTTATAACTTAAACTGACGGAATATTTTATGCCAAAAtctaacaaataaaataaaaataaaaatattttatagtTTAAATGTAATTATTTTATATACATGTGTATCTTTAGTtgtaaatttattatattagagtactaatataaaaaaaaaaaaactaaaataaaatgtCGGGTTAGACGGGTTGTGTTTATGACTTTTTGTCAACCCCAGAAAAACTTGTGTCATGTGCCAGTCCATGTTATTTTTGGGTTCGTCTCGTGTCCGGGTCAAAATTATGGTTTAGACCCGCGAACACAACCCTACTTAAAACCAACATACTCAGCAGACTATGAATATGCACATGCATGTTCGCTAAGACTAGAGTCCGTAATTTCCCGTTAATCCAGCTAACATTCTATCTCTAATGGAGTAATGGACCAAACAGGTAGAGAAAAAGAAAGCAAAAACTTAAAACAACAGCTTGaacgggtcaaacaggtcaaaGGTCACCCAATGCATAATAAAACCTCTTAAAatcatttaatttaaaaaaatagataatcactaatactaataataatttTGTAATCATACTAAAGTTTAGACAAAAAGTGTTTCGGGTCAACCCGACCCACTTGTCACGTTCAATTTGACATATCTAGAAGAGAGTGAGAAACTGCAAACCTCTCCAAAAGGTACGCGTGTGTTTTGCCTGACAAGGGCTCCGGCAGCAACCATGGCATTTTTCTCAACATAAGCTCCATCAAGCAACGTGGCACCCATGCCAACAAAAGCCTCATCCTCAACAGTACATCCATGTAGCACAGCACCATGACCTGCATATGTACGATTTTTCACCACCAAATTATGGCATAAATGTAAATCAAAAACTAAATGGACATTACTCACCTATAGTAACATTGTTGCCTATTGTTGTTGGCAAATCATTCCCGCTTATATTGGATTTGGCTACATGGACAAGAGCATTGTCTTGGATGTTTGTTCCTGATCCAACTCTGATGCTGTTCACATCACCTAAAGATAGACCTCATGTTAGAAAAAAAAGGGAAAATGGTGAACTTTTGGTTACGGGTGTTTAGTATTCGATTCAGAATCGGAAATTTTGAAATTCGAcccgattcgaattcgattatcAAGCTTCGTATTCGGTTTTCAAATACCCGGACTCGATTCGAATTTGAGTCAAGTAATCGAAGACGAATTTATGAATATCAGTTCGATTCGAATTCAAATtacacatatatattttttataattatattatacacacacacatgGAAAAAACCTTCCAAATTTGAGCTAAACTCTAAAATCCCTTGGGCATTATTCGCCATGTGGCTgtccagtcagcaatggggcagtcagcaatggggcattcTGGGcctttttctaaaatgggtgtagtggtataatgcccCAACAATGATTACTTAATTATTAgctttttagaaaaataaaacatataatgTTATCATAAATGAGTTGGAAATTTGTTATTGGTCAATCAAATTTTCGTCCGGCGTTTTATAATCCACACGCCCAACCAAAAAAACGCCCAAGGGGACGGTGCGCAGGCGTGATTGGGGCAAAAAAACGCCCAATTTCACttccactacgggtggtctaattAGTTTGTAGTAGTTTTAAAAATTATAGcataataatttattttttaggGTGAATTTGATATAAATCAAATTTATTCGAATTCAATTTGAATTCGAGTTTCAAATACAAATCGAACTGAATTTCGAATTGGGCATGAAATTCAAATACGAATTCTAATCAAATAAATCAAATCTTAATCGGATACAAATTcaggtatgaaaaataaaaatcCGAAAAAATTGTTATTTGATTTGTTGAACAAGCCTTTTAAATccctttcttttttattttaaaaaacttGATTACTGTTGTTGTTGGCATAGTGTTTGTAATCTTAAGTAATGCAATAACTACTAtaagaaaatgacaaaaaatgctTGATGCTCTAAAAACAACCCATTTCAAACCGAACCCATTTTGAGTTTTTGACAAGCTAAAGCTACCCAACCCGTTCGACCATACCCAACCATTTTATCACTTTTACTGACTACTGAGTATCTACTATGTTCAAAGGGAAAACCGCCACGAGAATTCCAAAATAAAAAGATGGGCTTTCGTGATCATAGTTTATGAAGTCTGCCTAACGATAATAAGGATGCGATGTaggtataaaaaataaaataagaagTATTAAGGTCATAGTTTTGCTTACCTCTAAGAACACATCCATACCAAATTGAGGAGCCACGCCCCACTTGAACATCTCCAATGACAGAAGCACCGGGAGCCAAAAACGCGTCTTTGTCAACCACCGGGTTTTTCTCAAATAAACTCATCAACGTTCGGTGCCTAGATACTAAAGACAGATTGGAAAGATAGTTTAATTAAAACTTGTCAAATGGTAAAGATATATCAGAaaatagcaaatggtaaaagtcaCAATAAAAACCAGCCCATATTAGAATAATTACGAACAAACTCTAGATGGAAGATGAATAGAACCTTAGGACTAGCCTTCTAGGTGCATGAACATTATTTTATTTGTTCATAAAATCTTATGTTATCATCAAAATTCATAAGCATGTTGACTAGCTCACTGGTAGAAAGTCCTAAAAAAAGCCCAAACAAAAGTAATAAGAAAGCCCAAAACAGTGTTCACTACACTACTACAGGCTCTTTTTGAAGGCACTCGCCTTGCATTTACCGCAGGCCCAACAGCCTTGCCTCACATGAATGCGTAGGCGCGCACATTGCTAACTTTTTAATAACTATGAAACTACCTTAAGTGGTCATTATTACGAGAAACAGTGTTCACTACATGATCACACCATCTTTATTCTTAGAACCAATGATATGGGATATGCTAAGATGTATATATACAATGTACATCTTTGGAAGTCAACACATTCTATAAGTCACAATCTTATCATCAGCCTATCAACTGTATGTTCTTTAAAAAACACCAACAGCACAAAACCTATAGGTCCTTCATACGCAAAGAGCAGCCCTTCTGTATGCTAAAACATTACTCGATCCAATTCACAACTTACCCGGTGACGACATGTACAGAGGGCTACACATACAAATTCACCTACTAATCTTTAAACGAGCCACAGATGAACAACATAAA encodes the following:
- the LOC110911832 gene encoding gamma carbonic anhydrase 2, mitochondrial → MGSLGRAIYLVGSWIRVAGQAVDRVGCSLQGSHLFQEQVSRHRTLMSLFEKNPVVDKDAFLAPGASVIGDVQVGRGSSIWYGCVLRGDVNSIRVGSGTNIQDNALVHVAKSNISGNDLPTTIGNNVTIGHGAVLHGCTVEDEAFVGMGATLLDGAYVEKNAMVAAGALVRQNTRVPFGEVWGGSPAKFMRKLTEEEIAFISQSATNYTNLATVHAAENSKGFEEIELEKTLRKKFARKDEEYDSMIGVVRETPAELTLPDNILPDKAQKAAT